Within Mercenaria mercenaria strain notata chromosome 15, MADL_Memer_1, whole genome shotgun sequence, the genomic segment GATTAAGAAACAGTCGCAGCTTCTTGTGGACGCTAAAACTAAAAGAAGAACTaccaaaaagaagaagaagacaaAATAAATGACAACTGGACACAGTGAACTTTATACATACTGATACATTTACTTTGCCAACAcggtcaaaaaaaaaacattgtgtgaATATGTTAACATATGTGTTGCCTCTGGCAGTTTTTAAGGACCTTTCAGCTTTTcttcaaaaagaaaaaggaaaatgtgATAATTGACCTgattaatgtaaaaattaaaagcGGGCTGCAAAACAGAAGATATTGACAGTCTAACAGCACAAGATTTCATAATCCTAAGCTACATGGTCTCAAGTCAACGGTTGGGGTTTTCGGCTTACATCAGTATTGTGATAAAAACATTAGTAAACTGTTTACTTTGAAAGTAGAATTTAAGGCTTGGTACTTTGTGCTGACTTATATTCAGATATTAAAGGGATATAACCCTTTCAAGTGCAGCTTTTGTCATCTTCTAAACATTCTAGAACACTACTCTTTTTTTTACTTCATTGACTTAGTGTGCAGAATGTTAGGAATAGCCGGATGAATATGACCGAGATTTACGAGGGTTGacccaaaagtaatgtcactggtGCCATAATGTAATGTttagaataaacaaaaaacaacaaaatagcaTACCCAGATACACCTTGATATATTTGCAATATAATCctgaaatattctaaaaatacattgtatactATGAGATTTTGacatacagttgaaacttgataTCTTTATTTCTAAGTGACCGAGCATTTTACTTCCAGATAACcgaaattttacttaaaataatattttactcaTGTTTCCGGAATGGGACTTGAAAATGGCTTCATgatagccagaattttgagataagcaagttcTAAATATTGAGTTCCAGCTGTATATAGAAGGCATGGTAACAGCCATCGCCACACTTCACTGACATTATTGAAGtcagaaatttgtttttttcactAAGCAGTAAATATCTTTAGCGCTACTTAACAAACTTTATCCTGGGTTACATCAATGAACATTGATTGGAAGACAGCAAATAGATGTTACTTCATGACATCATAATATCAATTATCATGTGACTTTCCATGTTATATTGATAGATGGTTGTctttctttgtttctttcttgttatgaaaataacattattttttttgtgcagCTAAATaacatcattaattttgtatacTTTGAACTTCtatatattcaaaaagaaacaaccCTGGAAAATGATATCTGTAATCAGAATTAAATGATTATAGATTTTGATATACATAGTATTAATAATACAATGTTTAATAATTGTGCCAGAGATGTCACTTTTGGACCAACCCTCATTATGTATTAGAATTGTGTGTTGTTTGATGCAATATTGAGGAAAAAGGAACATTTGCAAAAGAATCATTGATCCAAATTATAAAGTTTTGTAAGATGTAATTTTACATTGGTGAACCAGTTCAATGCTTGTTATATTAGATGTGTACTTGTCTGCTACTCAGtttgtttatcattttcttaAGTCAAAAATGTTGCTAGACAAGTGTGAGTATATACAGTCTAGAACTTATATATACCagttttgtcgtttttagaatACCTGTTTAAAGAATAAGTCACtgtatgagctgtgccatgagaaaaccaacatagtggctttgcaactagcatggatccagacaagcctatgcatctgcgcagtctggtcaggatccatactgtttgttttcaAATCCTGATGCAATTACAGAAAACGTTAGCAGAtttgcagtctggtctggatccatgctagtcgcacagccactatgttagttttctcgtggcacggctcaaatgctgaACATGATGTAGAATGTTAACCACATttcacgttgttttttttttcatttttaagttgaAACAAGTCAACATACCATAATTTATGAGCTAATTTAATTCCCTGATCATAAAAttgttatttgataaagaacTGATTGTTTAAAGGTTATGCAGTTTAAAAATGTACACACTTGAGAGAGAAACTGGAGAAGGATGTAATCCTATGAAAAACCCATTATTAAACAACTAAACTAGGAAGTGTAAGTTAGTACCGAatggcacaatttttttttgtgttatgtACTACCAACTTAAATGACATTTGAACTAAATGTACACAGTAAGgttatatgatattaaaatgtttaaatgaagCATTTCCTTTATCTCTTGAAAAATTACAACCAGTTTGTACTTCTATTTTTATCTGTATCATGTTGATAGTTGAAGAGGCATAATGGGAAGTAATTGAAATTGTAagaattctgttctgttctgttccttgTAAAGCAGAAAAGAGAAATTTGTCTATCCCATTTTAAGAATTAATTGATGTATAATCGCCTGAATAAGTGTTTACTACGTGTAAAATCATCTGTTAGGAGACTTTGGTTAATATTTGTACCATTTTCTAAGAAAATCCCCGAACATTTAGGATATATCAGTTTACACTGAGAAGTAagcatgacgtcattttaagctTTCATTTGTTTGCCTCATTTATTagtcatttaaattttatccaaTGAAAAAGCCGTTTGAAAGTAAATAGAAAACGTATTTGAAACATGAATATGATGATTTTATGTATGAAAAACCGTGATATATTTCGaaaggaaaatattaaaacaccATAAAATATACTGTGATAATATTAAGCTATATAGATTGAAATGTGTTGTTACAAGCATTTATTTGAGACTCcattttgtttttctcttttcttgtgattttaatgttgtaatttattttaagtttaattctacatattaaatatatattttttatgcatACTATTGTTTACTGggaaaaaatgcatacaaaagaaaaataattgaaaaaaaaaaataaataaaagcaacaTCAGCAAAAAATGTCTTCTCTTTTTATGCAAGTAAATCatgattatatatatacatgtaaccatttttatgtttgtaatcaGTGTAAATCACCAAAAATTTGTATACCATTCATAATTCATGGTAAACTGGGTTTCATGAAACAAAATgagaacatttgagccgcaccatgagaaaaccaacatagtgcttttgcgaccagcatggatcctgaccagactgcgcatccgtgcagtctggtcaggatccatgctgtttgctaacggtttctctaattgcaataggctttgaaagcaaacagcatggatcctgactagactttgcaggctggtcttgatccatgctggttgcaaacgcactattttggttttctcatggcgcgactcaaattACAGTTATCTGGTTGTCAATATGAGCCCAAGACAATGTCTAAACATATTATTGAGTTAATGTAGTAGTATGAACATCTCTTAAAagattaaggtgagtttagaacatactttgtttctgaagtgtaatttagatagttattctatgttttcaaaactatactgaaaaagaaatttactgaATAAGTTAGCAGTTGTTGCGAAAACACTTTAATTCAGGCAGGGCCttaattgtccacctgtcatcttgtaaaatagctgtattataccagtaatATCAGTATGATTTGTACAAAGTTCATATGGGAGGAAAAAATATATCACAAGGTTGTGGTTGGTctttaaggtcactgacttctgTTCACTTGCCCCTCACGGCCGTTGGTTTGAAATCTAGCACGAGACGAAGATCTAAAATACTTTAATGTCAGaatttgatttttagcttgactatgaAGTACAATATATGGAGAGCTAATCTACTTGCTCTGGATTCGGTGTCTATCCGCATCCCACTTTGGTTCAAgctttttttacactttctcttttttagctcacctgagcacaaagtgctcaaagtgagcttttgtgatcgctgtGTCGTCGGCGGCAGCATCATCAACAATATgactgttagcactctagaggtcacaattttagcccaatattaatgaacttggtcagaatgttaccctcaataaaatcttggatgaatttgatattgggtcatctggggtcagaaactaggtcaccaggtcaaatcagtgGAAaagctagaggccacatttatgacaatatctctgtcaaactttgtcagaatgttaatcttgattatttttaggtcaagttcaaatctgggttaggtggggtcaaaaactatgtcaccaggtcaaatcaaaggaaaagcttgttaacacttcagaggccgcatttatgactatatattcctgaaacttggtcagaatgtttgtcttgatgatctttaggtcaagttcgaatctgggtcatgtgggatcttaaactaggtcaccaggttaaatcaaaggaaaagctagttaactctctagatgccacatttatgaccttatgtAAATGAaccttggttagaatgttaaacttgattatctttaggtcaaattcagatTTGGGtgaggtgggatcaaaaactaggtcaccaggtcaaatcaaaggaaaagctagtttacactctagaggccacatttatgacaatatatctgtgaaacttggtcagaatgttaatctcgatgATTTTTAGGTtcaatttaaatctgggtcaggtggggtgaaaaacttggtcaccaggtgaaatcaaaggaaaaacttgttaacactctagaggccacatttatgactgtatcttcataagaCTCAGTCAGAAGGTTAAtcgtgatgatctttaggtcagttttgaatctgggtcatgtagggttaataagttaacattctagaggccacatttatgaccatatcttagtgagacttggtcagaaagttaatcttgatgatatctaggtaaagttctaatctgggtcagatggaataaaaaaaactaggtcattgggtcaaatcaaagaaaaagctgcttaacactctagaggccacattcatggccatatcttaatgaagcttggtcagtgtattaatcttgatgatctttaggtcaagtttgaatctgggtcaggtggggtcaaaaactaggtcaccaggtcaaatcaaatataaagcttgttaacactctttaggccacctttatgaccatatcttaatgaaacttggtcagaatattaattttgatgatctttaggtcaataggtcaggtgagcgatacagggccttcatggccctcttgtttctccttatctctgtaattacttgatggatttgttttaaatttaaaatagttattcctcatcacgGTCTGACATAAGGGCCGTAACActaacaccaatatttcatgaattatcccccactttttagttaaaatttcatattaaagttttggtgcactttcccTCTATCTCAGTTATATCTGTATTGATTTAATTCAGATTTAAAATAggtgttccacatcatcacccacatcatatgacacaagattcatgactctggcaccaatttttcatgaattatcccccatttttacttagattttctggttaaagttttgctgcactttcactctatcttagttattactaaatggaatcgaacttaaaatagttgttcaacatcatcactcagtAATGACACAAGAACCATAGCTCTTGAGCCATTAATAcctgaattatctcccctttttactgagaatttcaggttaaagttttgatgcactttcacttaaTCTCGGTTAATACTATATGggtttgattcagacttaaactAGTTGTTCCACTATcgcccacatcatttgacacaagttgcatagttcttgcatcaatattttatgaagtGTGCCCCCTTTTTCTTTAGAATTATAcctatttagtgttttgatacactttatctttatctctcttattactttatatttttatatgactcaagctattgtgcaatatcttcatccaccattggagtcattaagcACTCCAGTGACAACTCCAGTGTCCTcggatgtgcccagtttcaccaTTCAGCATCGAAATAATCGAGATGCTGTCTCCTATGACagcttttgtttaaatttgattcGAGTTCTAAGGCACACCAACAcgttataggttatatggcaccaaacagaaCGAGGTATTTTGATATCACATCTCGGTTATATAGAACTGAAAACATGCGGTTTGGAAACAAAACTGCAtatgctggaatcacagagatgCAGCATAACCAAGTCGTCGCCACAAGATCATGCAAGGGTTAGACAGTGGTTCCaaatcttttcatatacagacagTCCCAGAACCTCCTGGGGCTTCATGTGAGAAAGACATCCAGCTGGCATGTAGAAGACCGTGAGAAAGACAACCGCAACCATATGGAAGACTGGTCTTTCTACCCAGATACCACTCGTTTTAGAAATATAATGCCTAAAGGGGCACctggtcttcctccacaatcaaaagctagaaagtggaagtttgcagttacttgcgaagaacaggtttgtactggtacagaatcctggaacactggttaggtaactgcccgctgttacataactgaaatactgtttagaaatggcgttaaaccccTCCCAACACAAACATAAGTCACAACATGACCTACagttgtgtcagtgtgacattcAACCCAATAATAAAGAACACTCCAAtccttgtaaaattttatttgatgatAACAACTGAGGCAGTCAACTAAACTGAATAAATATTATTTGGTGCATTTACATATCATTGTATCTGTTATAGTTTAAGTAAAATGCTTCTACCGAAAAAGATTAATGCCTGTCTGGcgaacttagcctagctcttggAGAATATACAGTCCGGTTCATTAACGTGTCTGGTGTATAGAaccgatacacacgaagccgACTTTCCTGGGAATAACCAGTACTGATAACTTATTTAGGTGGGAGATATATACAAGATCACCTCAGAAATTTTCGGTGAATATGCCGGGATTCGAGCCCCGGATCTCTGGATTGAAAGTCAAATGTGTCACCACTAAACCACCAGACAAGTGAGACAACCCGGTGATATTAATGCACATAGTACATGTTTTGATGCATTGTTGTCTTAGTTCCAGAATGCAACAGTTTCAATTTTCTGTACTGATTTCCTGCACGGAATTATCGTGCATCTCCTGTCGTTCAAACAAATGCTGGAATGCTCCCGAAAGTGAAACAAGAGAATATTCGTTGATGCTTCCCTGTAAAAAGTAGGGACTCAAATGAAGAATCAAGTTCAAATGAGCGTAGAGTTTCAGTAAACGTTTGGGCCCCAGTCTACAAATTAGCAGTATTAGAATGTCTAAAATATCGTCAGTGCAAATTTCGCTGCTCTGGTGGGTTCTCGCGCGCAATTCGGAAAACGTATTCTCGGCTGATTGGACGGCCCGAGTAAGATGACGTAACTTACTAAAAATAGACATTGCAGTAGCCTCGTCATGTATTGTAGCATAAAAGTTCTCGAAGGCGGACATTAATCGTGTGCTCAGTGTCTGCGAGGTGATCTGCGGAGTTGGGTCGCTGAATGCTCCTCTGTCGCGACGTAACAAGAAGCTCCAAGTCCGGTCAAAAGTTTCTGATAAGCCGCTGGACGTCTCACTGATCCTGCCGACAAGAGACTCTATAAAACTTGTTGAACGCTGGACACCTTTCTTGTCTCCCATTTTCGTGTTACAGTTCACCGTAGTCGTCACATCAGGGAACAGACTTTTCAAAGTCCTATTAACAGAATCAAGTTGTGTTTCAGCATATTTTTCAATCCAGACCGATAACTGTTCGCACTGTTTTCTATAACTTTGTTCAAAAAGTCTGCATAAAACAGGCATTAGTTCTTCCGAAACATGCTCCTCGTAGCAGATATACACTTTTGAGTGTGTCGTCTTCAATATTTTATCATGTCCTTGCATTTCTACTACAATTTCATCTGCCATATGAAGTATGTGATCAGATATCTGCCTACATAAAGCCTCACAATCTTCTTTGGCAACACTTCCAAAAAGCCATCTTGTTGAGAATCGCATCGCGTTTTGGTGcgatctatggtttccaaaagtcACAGCCTGTCTACCAGTTCCAAGAGAGCCAAAGTTTAACAGAAAATCACGTTTAGCTCTCTCTTGTATTGctttacaattttctttaaatcgtGTACAAAACTCATCATGATTCGTTTTGAAGTCGGACTGATTAGTTTTTAAGTATGATTTAACATGTTCATTAAGTGTTGCCCAATCATCAGGTTTCCTGGTCGGGTCAAATAAATCTGCTTCAATCTCCAGAGAacctttttttctgttatatccaTACGATGCCCCGTCATCTTGAATCTCTTTCAATGTCAAGCTTGTCGCCTCCCGTACACTCGATAGTCTTATCTTTATATTGATTTGTTGCTTTATTTCGTTACTCAGATTTTCAACCTCAGCAGATTCTCTTTCGTATCTTTCGAATCTATCAGTAATTTGATCTGCTCTAACTGACTGCGATCTGCTTATTTTCACATGTTGCTTGGGTATGCTTTTTGCCACCGTATTCCTTTGAAGAAGTAATCCATTCATCATTTCCTCTCTCCCCAAAATAATTCTCTCTTTTTCCTTTGATACTGCATCTCTTTCAGCCCTGGTGTCTGCAAGAAGGCTCACACTTGCTTCATCAGTTGCATGTCTCAGTGGTGTGATTTTATCGGTCAGCATCGACAGAATGTCTTCCAAATGTCGAACGTCTTTCTCTGTATGTTTCAGCAACAGTTTTATAAAATCACCATTTCTCGgaatattattcaaaatatttgacaCGCCATCTTCTGTTAATAAGTGTCGCCTCTGCTTCAGGAGTATCTCTTCGGTGTTTTTCTTCAACTGCACATTCATTTTGATAAGCATTTCAATATTTTCGTATTCTTTCTCGACTGTGTTTAAAACGTCTTGCACGAATGTTTCTTGGTTTTGATGAAACTGAATGTGAGGTAGAATATAAACATGAAGAATCTTCAGGAGATTCTTATAAGTAGTCACATTTCCTTCTCTGTCAAATATCTCCGGGCTTAGATTATGGAAAATGATTTCAGCCGTCTCAAACATTTCTTCTTGTGTAGGATCGAGTTCAACACACACTTTCTCCTTAAACATTTGTtctgaaatacataaaatttatcatgTAAACCAacttatttaaaattaatttaaatttaaatttggcgTCTGCGTATCATTCATATATCTAGCTTTGTTAGTGTGTTAATACATTATCTTTTAGTGggcttcttatctgaaaccaagTTTTCTGTCACATCGTCACAATTAAACTGTACATCACAATAAAGAATGACGAGATTAAACTTTCTTTCAAGCACGGTCTCTGTTTTTCGAAAACTTACCAGGCTCAGCATTTAATTTCGCTTAGATGATGCAAAGATTTATTAGATCATTATGCacatgtcaatattttgcccgcccaggggggcggcgggccgacccaggggaatttgacatttcaaaaattttgttgtctaaatccccaccctagcgacaaccttttttgtctaaatcccatcctagagcctggttggtacgtcaaatgtttgtcaaattcccgcctgtcgggaatggtcttctgtctaaagtcccgtgtatgcccgccgctcctccgggcgggcaaaatattgacaggtgcattacgTGATTAGATTGCTCTAGAGGAGTCTCAAAAGTGATCAATGTAATAGTTCAGAACTGCTGGCAAAAGAAGTTAGTTCACCAATGAAAGCTAATTTAAATATATTCCCTTTTGACAGTCTTTCGGAGTTCGTGTTAATGTAACATGTAATACAATCATtttataaaaaccaaaaaaaaaacattgttgaataaatattattataatacagaAAGCTCCTTATAGTtctcaaatacaaatacaatttcTAACCACAGTTTCACCATTCTTTTCATTGACAATACCATCTTTTACCACAAAACATGCATCGAGAAGTTAAACTATAGTGTACTTTAAAATCAGCAATTAATGACTAAGAAAATGCTTTATTTAAATGCTAAGTGCACGTGTTTAAgtcaataagatcttggttcagtTCACTAAGAACCCAAACAATACGAATTAGTATacagttattttttatatttcatttttctttctttcatcaatCAGCAAGTTCTGTATGACAGTGCTATAAGAATATATCAAATAGCGTTAGTGTTACTTGGTAAGCTTATTTATGTACGTATTACAttgatatcatttgaaagtgtattgtctactgaataaatgacaaaaatatgttttagaactttaattatgtttttttttttactatattttttgcAATGTTACTTCAAGTGACAACAGAAATTGGGTTAGTATACAGTGTATTTTAATCAATCATCTCGCAGTCATGCAGAAACACGACTGTAATAATTCGTGCAGCTTATTTACAGACAGGTCACAACTCTTTCAATGCATCAAAATATATTATCTATTTGTGGATCAAATGCCTAAAAGGCTcataatgcatttgtttaaaatatggctGACATTTTTTTCCGTGACGAACATTTTgtgttaaaggcgtacgctagaattccctgtatatatgagatgggcgaaaattttcccaataacagaatttctttaaactttggatactgaaggacaatcatctaagaaacaaaaatatgcattaaaaaatcataggtcaccggtatcgaaatagagttatctgcccttgaaaacgccattttttggggaaatgcggttttcaagggcagataactctttttcaataccggtgacctatgatttttattgcatatttttttcttagatgattatccttcaatatccaaagtttgaacgTCCTTAAATTCTGTTTATAATAATTGTTGTGTCTAATAGttgccaaaggtttgaatactgatGAGAAAAGACTCGGACTGTAAAATTTCACGTGAAGTATTAAAAGTAGCGCATTTCTTACCATATAAccatgctttacatttttacatacaaTTTAAAGCCTTTTGAGTCTTTAAAAGACGGCTACACTTTCGGGCGCAACTGACAACAGAGGACATTTAGGACAcgtgaagaaataaaaaagacaagCTTCTTTATAGGAAAGTTTTGAAACAAACCTGTAGATACAATGATGCAGAGAAATGTTTATGCGGTGGAAAACGAGATACACTTTATCATGTGTCCACAGTACAACGAACTTAGAAAAGCATGTATTTTTGTGACGATAATAATAATATCCGATAACAGATAGTATTTCTCCTTAGCAAGATCATAAATAAGATTTCCAGTGAATGCATTTAAATTGAGAGGTGTTGAATAAGTTAATGGCCAATTTTAAACAGTATAGTACTGATCATTGCAGATATGACACTTAATGTaagttgttttacttgaaattgaatacacatatacatatatatacaggaTATCAACATATCGTTATACTCTAGTACAGAAACAACCATAATATAATCAAAGTTTACACTgtattttaaacatgtatatttctaaaGGAAATCTCtacttgttatatttacatgcatATGTTATACCATTTGTGAATGTATTTTGGGCCGGTGACCTTCTACTGCTAATAAACTACTTTTGGTTTGATTAAACAGATAATCGATAGAGGCTTTAAAACACGAACACTTAAAATTACCTTCAGTGTCTCAAAACCACAGTGTATCTATACATATCAAAAATGCCCCAATGACAATGCATGCAGTTTTATTACTAACACTTACGGAATGTTTGTTATACTGCAACATTTATatataactgagccgcgccatgggaaaaccaacatggtggctttgcgaccagcatggatccaaaccggcctgcgcatcaggatccatgttgttcactaacggtttctaaAATTGCAATAGGTATTGAAAgcaaaaagcatggatcctgactagactgcgtggatgcgctggccggtctggatccatgctggtcgcaaagccactatgttggttttctcatggcgcggctcatatattatatatatcgtAATGTTATTGAACTTAACTTTTGAAGAGCATAAATAGCATTCATTGTTACACTTCCTGTACGGAACCAGATATCACTGACACTCTGATACTTGTAGTATCTTATAACAATGTATTTCATTTAGATTTTCATcggttattcaaattatttttgaatagTATTACCTTAATCGGTTTTGATTTCAAAAATCTGTGTCAAATTACATTTATCTGCACAGGTGGCATGCAACGGtaaattacagttttaaagcttCAGCAGATAATTATTAATCAAGATACCTTTATCTTTGAAAAAGGATCGAACTTCGTCTGTGTTAACGCCATCCTCCGGACTGTCACTATGTTTTCTTCTATCCACGTCGCATTTTTCACAACTCCAGAAAACAGTCCTACAATCACAATCAACTAGAATCGAGTTTAACACCAGCACTTTGTACCATAAAGGCGGATCCACAGTACCTTCCGAGTACGTCCCGACGTACGGGACACATTTCTCCAGATCCAGAGAAACCCGGGTAGTCCTTTTACAAATATCGTTAAGCAATAAATACACGTACATTGCCCGAGTCGAACCACGTACGGTTTGTAGGCTGTAACCGCGGTAATTGCCAACAAATAGATCTATACTGTACTCTCTCTAGGAAGTAAATTTATAgcgaaaatatatatacatagaaCGAGAAGTACAACTTCAACTTGTTGTGACAATAGTTTAACAATGaaattgtttatatattactAGTCACGTGAGGAGGAC encodes:
- the LOC123558721 gene encoding uncharacterized protein LOC123558721, giving the protein MYVYLLLNDICKRTTRVSLDLEKCVPYVGTYSEGTVDPPLWYKVLVLNSILVDCDCRTVFWSCEKCDVDRRKHSDSPEDGVNTDEVRSFFKDKEQMFKEKVCVELDPTQEEMFETAEIIFHNLSPEIFDREGNVTTYKNLLKILHVYILPHIQFHQNQETFVQDVLNTVEKEYENIEMLIKMNVQLKKNTEEILLKQRRHLLTEDGVSNILNNIPRNGDFIKLLLKHTEKDVRHLEDILSMLTDKITPLRHATDEASVSLLADTRAERDAVSKEKERIILGREEMMNGLLLQRNTVAKSIPKQHVKISRSQSVRADQITDRFERYERESAEVENLSNEIKQQINIKIRLSSVREATSLTLKEIQDDGASYGYNRKKGSLEIEADLFDPTRKPDDWATLNEHVKSYLKTNQSDFKTNHDEFCTRFKENCKAIQERAKRDFLLNFGSLGTGRQAVTFGNHRSHQNAMRFSTRWLFGSVAKEDCEALCRQISDHILHMADEIVVEMQGHDKILKTTHSKVYICYEEHVSEELMPVLCRLFEQSYRKQCEQLSVWIEKYAETQLDSVNRTLKSLFPDVTTTVNCNTKMGDKKGVQRSTSFIESLVGRISETSSGLSETFDRTWSFLLRRDRGAFSDPTPQITSQTLSTRLMSAFENFYATIHDEATAMSIFSKLRHLTRAVQSAENTFSELRARTHQSSEICTDDILDILILLICRLGPKRLLKLYAHLNLILHLSPYFLQGSINEYSLVSLSGAFQHLFERQEMHDNSVQEISTEN